In Novosphingobium sp. RL4, the sequence GCGCAGCTCTATCCCTCGATGTACAACCTGCTCAAGGGCACCAGCCTGCCGATCGGCGGCGATACGCTGGCGGAAGGTATCGCGGTCTTCGCGCCCGGCCAGTTCACCTCGTCGGTGCTGCGCGAACTGCTCGACGAGTTCCTGCTGGTAAGCGAATCAGGCATCGAGAGCGCGCTGGCGCTCCTGCTCCAGATCGAGAAGACGCTGGTGGAAGGCGCCGGCGCCACCGGGCTCGCGGCGGTCATGGCCAACCGCGAACTGTTCGCGGGCCGCAAGGTGGGCATCGTCCTGTCGGGCGGCAACATCGATACCCGTCTGCTGGCGAACGTGCTGCTGCGCGACCTTGCCCGCTCCGGCCGGCTTGCGCGCCTGCGGATCGGCCTTCAGGACCGTGCCGGCGCGCTGTTCAAGGTCGCCAAGGTGTTCCACGAGCATAATGTCAACATCATCGAGGTGTTCCACCAGCGCATCTTCACGCACCTGCCCGCCAAGGGCCTGGTGACCGAGATCGAGTGCGAGGCGCGCGACAAGGCCCAGCTCGACGCGCTCGTCGCGGGGCTGCGGCGTGAAGGCTACGAAGTGAAGCAGGTCGAGACCGAGTAGTTATCGGCCCGAACGGCATTCATCCGGATCAACGCAAAAGGCGGCGGAGGGGCATTCCCTCCGCCGCCTTTTGCTTTTTTCGGACAAGCGGCAGTGTTAACTGTGTGGGCCATATCTGCTAACGGTCACAGGCTGGAAAGAACCGATCCGGGACAACCTGACGAAAACGGAACCCACTTGGTCACGATTCAGGCGAGGCTGAACCGGATTCGTGGTTAAAACGCTTTCAACAGCCCCATCGGCTATGCATATTCAGGGCTAACGCGGAGAATCCCCCGGGAGGGGCGGCTTTCCATCAGTCTAGAGGATAACCTTCGTCCGTGACGGCACCCGTTCGTTTTCCCCGGTTCTTCGTGACCAGCCCGGCCCCGTGCCCCTATCTGCCGGGCCGCAGCGAACGGAAAGTGTTCACCGAACTCAAGGGCCCTCACGCCGATTCGCTGAACGACGCGCTGGGCCGCATCGGCTTCCGCCGCAGCCAGACGGTGGCCTATCGCCCGTCCTGCCTCGATTGCAACGCTTGCGTCTCGGTGCGGGTGGTCGCGGATGAATTCGTCGCCTCCAGCACCCAGAAGCGCCTGATGAAGCGCAACGGCGATCTGGTCGCCACGGTCTGCCGGCCATGGTCCACCAGCGAACAGTTCGAACTGCTCCAGAGCTATCTCTCGGTGCGCCATCCCGAAGGCGGGATGACCTCGATGGACGAAGTGGACTTTGCGGACATGGTCGAACATACCCCCGTCACCAGCTACGTCATCGAGTATCGCGAACCTTCGGTGGACGGCGTTACGCCGGGTCGTCTCGTCGGCGCCTGCCTGACCGACCGCCAGTGCGACGGTCTGTCGATGATCTACAGCTTCTACGATCCCCATCACGAAGCGCGGCAGGGGCTGGGGACCTACATCATCCTCGATCATATCCAGCGTGCCACCGAGATGGGGCTATCCTACGTCTACCTTGGTTACTGGGTCGAAGGCTCGCCGCGGATGCAGTACAAGGTGCGCTTCCGCCCCATGGAAAAGCTCGGCCGCACCGGATGGGAGCGTCTCGCCGCCGAGGATCAGGAACGCCTGATCGCCGCCGCCGTGGCCAATCCCCGCAGCCGTGCCGACGTGGGCGAAGGTGTGCGCAAGGACGGCGTGCCCTCCATCGCCCAGTAAGCGCGGTATCCTTCAGGCGAGGGCGTAAAGCTTGGCTTCGTCCTCGCGCCTGCGTTTCAGGCCTTCCAGCACCTTGCCGTCATTGTAGATCCATTTCCCGAACTGCGCCGCCGCTTCGGCGAAGCGGCCCTCCCTGTGCAGGCGGGTGAGCGTGGCCTTGGCGATGGCCCCGGTGTTGTAGTGGAAAGAGACCAGCGCATTGAACTGGTTGGGCGTGGTGGCCGCGCCGCCGATTGCCGTGCGGACCTGGCGGACGTAACGCTCGATCTCGCTTTCGAACCGGGCGTCACACTGAGCCTGCGTCCAGACTGTGCCCGGACCGATATCGGTGCCGGTCGATCCCCAGCCGATGGTCCAGGGCTTGCCGTCCCTGCTGCCGGGATCGGGGTAGGCTTCGAAAAGGCCATCGGCGCGGCGCCTGGCGCAACCCTCCCATTTGTGGATCAGCGCGCGGCCGGACGCGCCGAGGGTGGGAACGGCGGCGGCGGGCGGTTCCTCGCCCAGTCCCCGGTCGATCGCGGCGTCCAGCGCGATGACGTCGGCGGCGGTGAACCCGCGGCCGAGCAACTGTCGAACTTCGTCGAAAATCGGCTTGCGATCGAGCATCTGCCTCTCCTTGCTGGTGGGAAAGGCCGATCAAGTAAGCCGGACCGGGGGGTGTAGGAAAATGGTTTTTACAGGCGCGGGCCCGATCAGAGCTTCTTCAGCACACCGTTGACCGGGATCGCGATGCTGGAACCGCCCGCCACGGGATCGCCGTCGAAGCTCGCCTGCGTGCCGTCCTCGGCGGTCACGGTCACGGTAGGGCCGGCCTGCGTGAAGGTCAGGGTGCCGCCGCCCAGCGTGGGAATCTCGATCTTGCCGTCCTTGCTGGCCTTGATGGCCGCGGAAATGTCCTGCGGCGTCATGTAGCCGGTCAGCATGTGGTCCTTGATGAGCGCGGCAAGGGCGGCATGGTCGTCCGCCTCGGTAAGCTTCTTGGCCGGATCGCCCAGCTTCGCGAAAGCGTCGTCCTCCGGCGCGATAAGGGTATAGCTGGCCTTCTCGCGGAACACGCCTTCGATGCCGGTTTCCTTGAGCGCTTCGGCCACGGTCTGCAGCCCGTCCGTATTGTCGAGCGCATCGGGCAGCGATGCTGACGCCGGCGTCGTGCCATCCGCCGCGGACGTCGCGCCGGCCTGTTCCCCGGCGCCGTCCTTCCCCGAACAGGCGGCAAGCGAGAGCCCCGCAGCGGCGAGCAGCACGATTCCGATACCTTCCTTGCGCATGTACTTCCTCCAGTAACGCCGGTCAGGCGAGCAGTTCGATAGCCGCCCGGACAAGGCGTGTGGCCGGATCGAGCTGGTAGATATAGCCGTCGCTGTAGCGGTAGAGTGCGTCCGTCCCGTCCGAATACTGATCGCGGTAGCCGTAGGGCACGTTGTAGACGTCATAGCCCGCTGGCATGGCCTGGCCGACCTGTACACGACTGCCGACGAGCAGCGCGGCAATTCCGGTGATCGCGGCATTTTCGGGTTTCACCCGGTAGATCGTGTTGTCGTAGTAGCGATAGGAGCCTTCGGAACCGAGGCCGTAATAGCTCGTGTAATAGCCCGGCAGCGCTACCGGCTTGTAGGTTCCCGGCCAGTTCCGCCCTACCGCCAGCGCACCGCCCAGCAGGGGTACGTAGCTGGCCACGGAATTGCCCGTGCCGATGCGCAGCATGTAGCCGTCCGCATAGCGATAACGCGTCTCGTCGTCATAGCCGCGCGAGAACCAGCCGGGGTCATGCCATGCATGGCTGGGAGGATGCGTTTCGGCGGGGAGCTTGCAGCCGGCGAACTTCCGATCGAGCCCAGGCGGGCAGCCATTGAAATGCGGCTGCCTGTCGGCGGCGGCCCATCCCATGTCGTCCTTCCGGGTGACGACCCGTACCCGGTCGTTGGTGGGGACGCGGAATTCGCGGCCATGTGCGTCCTTGTAACCGATCTCGCGGATATCCTCCCGGCGCGCGGGCTGGCCCGGCCGTGGGGTTTCCGGGCGGGCGCCGTCAGGCTGGCGCTCGTTGTTCTTTTTCATTTGCTCGGGATGGGACTGGCCAGGCTGTTCGCGCCGCGCCTGATCCTGCTGGCGCTGCTCTCGCCGGGCGGTTTCGCGGTTTTGCGCCTCGGCGGATGCGCGCTGCTCCGGGCTCGTGCGGCCCGGCTGGTCGCGGCTGGACTGCTCCCGATTCCCCTCCTCTCGACTCCCCTGTTCGCGAGGTGCCTGATCCCGAGGGGGTGCTTCCTTGCGGGCTTGCTCGGCGTGCTGCTGTTCGGAGCGTTGCTGCTGTTGGCGGGCTTCCGGTCGATCGGGCCGGCGCCCGCTCTCGGCAGGCCTATCTCCCGAAGGCCGATCTCCGGCAGGCTGGGCAACGGCAGAACCGGCGGCAAGCGCCAGAGCGGCAGCCCCCGCAAGCCATGTGCAATTCCTGGGCATCGCTGCTTCTCCTTTTCGGCGAAGGGAAACGCGGGGCGACGATAGCTGTTCCAGACTGGGTTGTCGTCAACCGCCGTAACGGAACGTCGCGCGGCAAGAGCATATGACCTAACGAAAAGGGCGCCCGGATTGCTCCGGGCGCCCCACTCGGCGAACTGATGCTCCTTCCCCGAAGGGGAGGAGGCGCGATCAGGCGCTGTAATACATGTCGAACTCGACGGCCGACGGCGTGGTTTCCCAGCGCAGCACTTCCGGCCACTTCAGTTCGAGGTACGATTCGATCTGGTCGACGGTGAACACGCCGCCTTCGAGAAGGAAGGCATGGTCGGCCTGGAGCGAATCGAGCGCTTCACGCAGCGAACCGCAGACGGTCGGCACTTCGGCGAGTTCGGCCGGCGGCAGATCGTAGAGGTTCTTGTCCATGGCTTCGCCCGGGTGGATCTTGTTCTTGATCCCGTCGAGACCGGCCATGAGCAGCGCGGCGTAGCAGAGGTAGGGGTTGGCCATCGCGTCGGGGAAGCGGAATTCCACGCGCTTTGCCTTGTCACCCGCACCGTAGGGGATGCGGCACGAAGCGGAGCGGTTGCGGGCCGAGTAGGCCAGCAGCACCGGAGCTTCGTAGCCCGGCACCAGGCGCTTGTAGCTGTTGGTGGTCGGGTTGGTGAAGGCGTTCAGGGCCTTGGCGTGCTTGATGACGCCGCCGATGAAGTACAGGCACATGTCCGACAGGCCGGCGTAGCCGTTACCGGCGAACAGCGGGTTACCCTTGTCCCAGATCGAGATGTGGGTGTGCATGCCCGAGCCGTTGTCCTTCATGATCGGCTTCGGCATGAACGTGGCGGTCTTGCCATATGCCTGTGCGACCATGTGGACGACGTACTTGTAGATCTGCATGCGGTCGGCAGTGGTGACCAGCGTGCCGAAGGTCAGGCCGAGTTCGTGCTGGGCAGCAGCCACTTCGTGGTGGTGCTTGTCGCAGGGCAGGCCCATTTCGAGCATGGTGGTGACCATCTCGCCGCGGATGTCCACGGCCGAGTCAACCGGAGCGACCGGGAAGTAGCCGCCCTTGGCGCGCGGACGGTGGGCAAGGTTGCCGGTGTCGTAGGACTTGTCCGAGTTGCCGGGCAGCTCGATGTCGTCGATCTTGAAGCCGTTGCCTTCGTAGCCGTCGTAGAACTTCACGTCGTCGAACATGAAGAATTCGGCTTCGGGGCCGACGTACACGGTGTCGCCGAAACCGGCCGACTTGACGAAGGCTTCGGCGCGCTTCGCGGTCGAGCGCGGGTCGCGGGCGTAGAGGTCACCGGTCGAGGGTTCCACGATGTCGCAGAACAGGATGAGCATCGGGGTGGCCGAGAACGGATCGACGTAAACGGCGTCGAGGTCGGGCTTGAGGATCATGTCCGACTCGTTGATGGCCTTCCAGCCCTCGATCGACGAACCGTCGAACATCAGGCCGTCTTCCAGCTCGTCCTCGCCGAGGATCGAAGCGACCATGGTGAGGTGCTGCCACTTGCCCTTCGGGTCGGTGAAACGCAGATCAACCCACTCGATCTCTTCGTCCTTGATCCTCTTGAGGACGTCCTTTGCACTAGCCATTAGAGTAGTCTCCAGTGATGCTCTTCCGATCCCGAAAGAGGCTTGGGTTTGTCATTGTCCACGGGACGTCCCCGGCCCCCGCCGGTTCATCCCGATCCGGCCGAAGCCGGGCAATAGGATTCCGGCCTGCGCCGGGATAAATGCGATAAGCGGGGGCTGACCCCTATATTACAGGGCGTCGTCGTCCCGTTCGCCGGTGCGGATGCGCACGGCGGTTTCGACGGGGACGACGAAGATCTTGCCGTCACCGATGCGGCCGGTCTGGGCGGCGTCGGCAATGGCTTCGACCACGCGTTCGGCCAGCGCATCGGGAACGACCACTTCGAGCTTCACCTTGGGCAGGAAGTCGACCACGTATTCGGCGCCGCGATAGAGCTCGGTATGGCCCTTCTGGCGGCCGAAGCCCTTCGCCTCGGTGACGGTGATACCGGAAACGCCAACTTCGTGCAGTGCTTCCTTCACTTCGTCGAGCTTGAACGGCTTGATGATAGCTTCGATCTTTTTCACGCCAGTGTTGACCCCTGCATGCTCCCGGATGTTTTCCGAAGACATTCCGGTCCGGGAACCGGATGCCTCGCGCGCGATTCCCATCAAGAATCGTGCCAATGCGGATGTTCCTCTGGTAGGCGAAGTGTGCAGCCGCGAAAAGACCGGAATCGCACGTTTTACCAACCCCGGTAAGCAGACTCATGCGGGTAAGTACCCGGTTGGCGACATTATGTGTTCAAGATATGAGCACGCCCTGCCTTAAAATTGTGCATGGGCGTAAAAATGCCCTGGTAGGCGGGCTGGTGGGCAGACGTGGTTGGTTAACGCAAGAAGGCGCCGGAGACCGCGTGGGTTTCCGGCGCCTTCTTGCGTTAAGGATATGTCGGAACGAAGTCGGCTCCCTGCCGACCAGGCGTTCTCAGAGCCGCAGGCCCGCTGTCTCGGGAAGACCGGCCATCAGGTTGAGGTTCTGCACTGCGGCGCCGCTCGCCCCTTTGCCCAGATTGTCGAGCGTGGCGACGAGACGGGCCTGAGAGCCGTCCTTCGCGCCGAGGACCCGCAGCGTCAGGCTGTCCACCGGCTCCATGGAGGCGCGCAGCAGCAATTCGTCGGGCTGGTCGTCCACCACGGTGACGATTTCGCTGCCGGCATAGAAGCCGGAGAGCGCGGCGCGCAGGTCGGCAGGCGTTCCGGCACCGGACATCATCGAGAGGTGCAGGGGGACTTCCACCAGCATCCCGCGATGGGCAGGTACCACCGCCGGTGCGAAGATCGGGGCGTGAGCGAGGCCGACGTGCGTCGTCATCTCGGGCACATGCTTGTGGCCGAGCGCCAGGCCGTAAGCGCGGAAGGCGATGTCGCGGTCTTCCTCGAAACGGCCGATCAGCGCCTTGCCGCCGCCCGAATAGCCGGAGACCGCGTGGCAGACGTAAGGCCAGTCAGCCGGGAGCAGGCCCGCCTTGACCAAGGGAGCGACCAGCGCGATGAACCCGGTCGGGTAACAGCCGGGATTGCTGACGAAACGCGCGGCGGCAACGGCCTCTCGCCCGATCACTTCGGGGAAGCCGTAAGTCCAGTCCGGTGCCACGCGGTGCGCCGAGGAGGCGTCGATCACGCGGGTCGTGTCATTGCGGATCATGCCGACGGCGGCTTTCGCTGCATCGTCGGGCAGGCAGAGGATCACGAAATCCGCCGCGTTCAGTGCTTCGGCGCGGGCATCGTCGTCCTTGCGGCGGGCATCGTCGAGGACGATCAGTTCGAACTCGGCGCGGCCCTCGAGCCGCTCGGCGATTTCGAGGCCGGTGGTGCCGGCCGCGCCGTCGATGAAGACCGTCTTCGTCATCAGTCTTGCGCCTTCAGAGCATCGAGCGGGAGATAGCCGACCTGGCCGTCTTCGCCGAACTGGCCCCAGGCCCAGTTTCCGGCGATGTCGAGCACGTTGAAGGTTTCACCCTCGGGCAGGTCGCGAATCGGTTCTGCATCCGCGCGTCCGGTAACGCGCAGCACCGCGCCGGCCAGGATCGCGTGCGGCATCGGCACGGCGTAATGCGGTACGAAGCAAAGCCCGGCGAGCTTGATATGCGCAAGGTCGCCGCGCACGGGCAGGCATCCGGGATCCGCGGTCACGCTCGGCCCGGTCATGGCAAGCAGCCCATCGATCCGGGGAGGGCGGGTATAGGAATCCTCAGTGGCCAACGCGGGTGCTTCTCCAAATGCAAAGATGCGCGCGCTTAGCGGGGGCGTGGCAAAGACGCAAGTTCAGCCACGTTCGCCAGTGTAGCGCTGCTGCAACATGTACCATGCCGCGCGCAGGCCCAGGGCATCGCCGCCCTTGGGACGACCCGGCTTCGAAGCGGGGCGCCAGGCGAAAGTATCGAAGTGCGCCCAGTCGAGCCCCTTGGCCACGAAGCGGTCCATGAACAGCGCTGCGGTGCTGGCTCCGGCGAAGCCGCTGGACCCGGCATTGTTGATGTCGGCAATGTCCGACTTCAGGTAATCGCGGTAGCCGTCGTAAAGCGGGAGGCGCCAGCAGGGATCGTCCACGCCGAGCCCGGCGTCAAGGATGGCTTGTGCGGTGGCATCCTCGCGGGCGAACAGGGCGGGCAGGTCCGGTCCTACGGCCACGCGGGCAGCGCCGGTGAGGGTGGCGAAATCGATCACCAGTTCCGGTTCCTTCTCACTCGCGCGGGTGAGCGCATCGCCGAGGATCAGGCGGCCCTCGGCATCGGTGTTGCCGATTTCCACGGTGATGCCGGCGCGGCTGCGCAGCACGTCGCCGGGGCGGAAGGAATTGCCCGAAATGGCGTTTTCGACTGCGGGGATCACGAGGTGGAGGCGCACGGGAAGCCTGGCGCCCATGATGAGGCGCGCCAGGGCGAGGGCATGGGCAGCGCCGCCCATGTCCTTCTTCATCAGCAGCATGCCCGCGCCCGGCTTGATATCCAGCCCGCCTGAATCGAAGCATACGCCCTTGCCGACGACGGCGATCCGGGGATGCTTGGGATCGCCCCATTCGAGTTCGATCAGGCGGGGGGCATGGGCGCGGCCCGCCGCGCGGCCGACGGCATGGACCATCGGGTATTCGCGTTCGAGCATTTCTCCGCGCGTGATCTTCACCTCCGCGCGGAAGGCCTTGGCGAGCGATTCCGCTTCGGATTCGAGCTGGCCCGGACCCATGTCCTCGGCCGGGGTGTTGACGAGATCGCGCACGAGTTCGATCGCTTCGGCTTCGGCGATCACGGCGTCGATCGCCTTGACCTCTCCGGTGAGGAGAATGCGTGGGCCTTCCTCGGAAGGATCGGACAGGTAGCGGTCGAAGCTGTACTGACCGGCGATCCAGCCCAGCGCAGCCTTGCCCGGTTCGCCCGAGGCGCGGCGATAGGTTCCAGCGGGCAGGACTTCAGCCAGCCTGGCAAGGCACCAGGTCGACAGCTTGGCCGGGTCGGCCACGCCGGCGGCGACGAACCAGCCGTCTCCATCGGGCAGGATTGCGTGGCTGCCGGCCGCGCCTGCGAACTTCTGCGCTTCCAGCGCGGCGCGCTGTGGAACCGACAGGCCCTTGATGAATTGCTCCAGTCCATCCTTGCCAATGAGGTGGAGGGCGACGGCCTTCTGGCCGCGATCGGGCTGAATCAATGCGTTCTTGTCGGTCATGGCCACATTCTCTAGCCTTCCCGCAAGCATGAGCCGAGAGGAAAAATGATGCGATTTGGTGCCTGGTGTCTTGTCTCCGCTGCAACGGCTGCCCTGCTCCTGGGCGGGTGCAAGGGTGAGGCGCCGGTCGCCGCCACTTCGGATGCGGCCTCCGGCGAGGCGATGGCCGAAACCGAAGCCGCTACCGAGCCCGCCGCGCAAGCCAGCGAAGTTCCGGTGGGGGGCGGCCGCGAGGAGAAGGTGGAGAACGACCTCTACGAGTTCAGTTATTCCTATCCCGATGCGGCGGGCGCGATCCCGGGTCTCAAGGCGAACCTCGACAAGCAACTGGAACAGTCCCGCGCGGATCTTATCGGCAGCGCGAAATCCGGACAGGCGGAATCGAAGCAGAACGACTATCCCTACCATGCCTACAGTTATGGCGAGGACTGGAAGGTCGTCACCAGCCTGCCGGGCTGGCTCTCGCTGTCTTCGGAAATCTATACTTATTCCGGCGGCGCGCACGGCATGACCATCTTCGATACCCTGCTGTGGGACCGCCAGGCCGAGCAGGCGCGCAAGCCGATCGACCTCTTCACCAGCAAGGAGGCGCTCTCGAAGGCGCTGCGCACGCCGTTCTGCGCCGCGCTGGACAAGGAGCGCGTCAAGCGCCGGGGCGGCCCGATCGACAAGAGCGATGACATGTTCTCCGAATGCATCGATCCGATCGAGCAGATCGTGATCCTGGGCTCGGCCAACGGCAGGACATTCGATCGCGTCGGCCTGCTGGTCCCGCCCTACAATGCCGGGCCGTATGCCGAGGGCAGCTACGAGGTGACGGTTCCGGTAACGGGCGCGGTCATGGCGGCGCTCAAGCCGCAGTACCGGTCGAGCTTCTCGGTCGCAAAATGAGGTGAGGGAAACGCAAATGCGCGAGGTCACGCACGATCTCGCAATTTGCGCGTACAATCGTTATGTACCCCTCATGACCGAATACCAGATCGTCGAACCCGGAAGCGAAACCGTCCTGCGTGACGGCACCATCAAGCTGCACGGCCCCGAGGGCTTCGAGGGCATGCGCAAGGCCGGGCGCCTTGCCGCCATGATCCTCGACGAGATTGCGCCGATGGTGCAGCCCGGCGTGACCACGGCGGCGATCGACGACAAGGTGCGCGAACTCACGCTCGATGGCGGTGCGGTGCCGGCGACGCTCGGCTACCGGGGCTATGCGCATTCCTGCTGCATCTCGATCAACCATGTGGTCTGCCACGGCATTCCGTCGGAAAAGACGATCAAGGACGGCGATATCGTCAATATCGACGTGACCCCGCTGCTCGATGGCTGGCACGGTGACACCAGCCGCATGTACCTTGCCGGCGACGTTTCGCTGAAGGCGCGCCGTCTGGTGGACGTGACTTACGAGTGCCTGATGATCGGCATCGAACAGGCCCGGCCCGGCAACCGGGTGGGTGATATCGGCGCGGCCATCCAGGCCCATGCCGAATCGTTCCGCTACGGCGTCGTGCGGGAATTCTGCGGCCATGGCCTGGGCCGTTTGTTCCACGATGCGCCGGAAGTGGTCCATGCCGGCCGCCCCGGCACCGGTCCGCTGCTCAAGCCCGGCATGTTCATGACCATCGAGCCGATGATAAATCTTGGCAAGCCGCCGGTTAAGCTTCTGGCCGATGGCTGGACGGCGGTCACCCGCGACAAGTCGCTTTCAGCGCAGTTCGAGCATTCGATCGGCATTACCGAGACGGGCTGCGAGATATTCACCACCAGCCTCAAGGGTCTCCACAAGCCCCCCTACGCCTGAGCCTCGTCGCCCTCGGGCGGATCGGAGCCGATGAAGTCATCGCCCCGGCGCATGTCCGGGGCGTGACCTGACGCCTGCGCCATGACAGCCTCCCGCCCGGAAAAAGGGAAGGGAGAGCTATGGCGACCGCGGCGATGGACCTGACCGGCGGCGTTCCCGAGGATCGCGAGTATGTCGTGGCGAAAAAGCCCGACGAAGGGCTGCGCGATGCGGTGAACGTCTGGATCGAGGAAGAGAACGGCCTTTTCGCCATGCGCATCGGCGTGGAAGCGGTGGGCAATGCCTGGGACCGGCACGAGTTCTGGCTGGACGTCGCCTTTGCCGATGGCCGCCTGCTATCCAGGCGCGGCGATGGTGAAACCCATTCGCCCTACGGGGCCGACGGTCGCCCTACCGTGCGCGGAACCGGGCCGGTGCGGTTCGAATGCATCGAGCCGTTCCGCAAATGGATTGCCACCTACAAGGGGCAGGCTGCCGAGACCTCGGCGCAGCAGGTCATCGACAATCCCGATTTCGAGGAAACCTGCTGGACCGATCTCGAGATCGCGGTGGAGATGGAGATGGCGGCACCGCCTTGGGTGCCGGGTTCGCTCCTGCCGGAGGCTGCCGCGGCGCTGGGGGGCGAGCAGGGCAGTTTCATGAGCCCGCGCTACGAACAGTTGTTCCGCTGCACGGGAACGCTCACTCTCGATGGCGAGACCCGCAGGTTCAACGCCAACGGACTGCGCATCCGTCGCACCGGCTTTCGTGCGTTTGCCGGGTTCTGGGGACACTGCTGGCAATCGGCGACATTCCCGGACGGCCGCGCATTCGGCTTCAACATCTATCCCCCGCGTGAGGATGGCGAGCCGAACTACGCGGAAGGATGGATCATCGATGGCGAAGGCGTGCGCGTACCTGCCCGACCCGTGGAAGTGCCATGGCTTCGCCGCTTCGTGACCGGCGACGAGGACGTATCTTTCGTGCTGGAAACGATTGACGGTCGCCGCATCGCGATTGCGGGGCGAACTTTCGTCAACACCCGCTCGCGCGGCGGTTTCGCCAAGCCGGTGGATTGGCCTGCGGACTTCCCGCTCGTCCAGCAGAGCCATGCATTCTACACCTGGGACGGTGAGCGGACGACCGGGATGATCGAACGATCGAGCAAGCCCAGCGTGATGGAGCCTTAGAAAGGCCGCGCGGAGAAGTGTTTCCGCCTCCCCGCGCGGCGGATATCAGCCGAGATAGATGCCCGCGGGATTGCCGGTGACGCCGGATTCCACTTCGAACAGCGCGCCGTCGAATTCGGAATCGGGCAGGCCGGTCGCCGCCGAGGTCACGAACATGCGGTCCAGCTTTTCGCCTGCGAAAGCGATGTTGGTGATGCGCCTGGCCGGAAGCTCGATCGAGCGCTCGCGCGTGCCGTCGGGAGCAAAGCGGCTGATCCGGCCGCCGTCCCAGTGTGCCGTCCAGAGATAACCTTCGGCGTCCGTGGTCATGCCGTCGGGATAGCCGTCTTCCTCGGAGAAGCGGATGAATTCCTCGCGCGAATGGGCACCGCTCTCGTCCAGGGCGAAGCGGTAGATCACCCGGCGGCCCGAATCGGCATGGTAGAGCCACTGGCCGCAAGGCGAGAACGCCGGGCCGTTGGGCACCGTGTAGTCGGTGTCGATCACCTGCCATTCGCCCGAGGGCGAGAGGCGGTAGAGCGAGCCGGTCACTTCTTCCTCTGCCATGTCCATCGTGCCGCACCAGATCGCGCCGTGGCGGTCGGCCTTGCCGTCGTTCATGCGGTTGCCGGGCAGGTGGGGCTCGGGATCGTTACGCTCGGAAATCGTCAGCGGGTCGAGCGTGATATTGGCCACGCCGTCCTGGAAGCCGCCGATCAGGCCGCCTTGCGCGCGCGGAGCGACCCAGCCGAGGCGTGCGGGCATATCCCAGCGAGTTACCGTGTTGTCCGCGAGGCTGAGGCGGTTGAGGGCAGGGGTGAGGATGTCGACCCAGTAGAAGGCATTGTCGCGCTCGCACCAGAGCGCGCCTTCGCCGAGGGTATCGCGCACGTCGCGATCGATCTTGCGCCAAAGCGTCATGAGAACTCTCCCTATGCTGTGAAAACGGTTCGGCCCCCGCCCCCGCCTTTCCCTTGTTCAGGGACAGGCAGGGGCGGGGGCCGATAGGTCATCCGGCGGC encodes:
- a CDS encoding arginyltransferase is translated as MTAPVRFPRFFVTSPAPCPYLPGRSERKVFTELKGPHADSLNDALGRIGFRRSQTVAYRPSCLDCNACVSVRVVADEFVASSTQKRLMKRNGDLVATVCRPWSTSEQFELLQSYLSVRHPEGGMTSMDEVDFADMVEHTPVTSYVIEYREPSVDGVTPGRLVGACLTDRQCDGLSMIYSFYDPHHEARQGLGTYIILDHIQRATEMGLSYVYLGYWVEGSPRMQYKVRFRPMEKLGRTGWERLAAEDQERLIAAAVANPRSRADVGEGVRKDGVPSIAQ
- a CDS encoding lysozyme produces the protein MLDRKPIFDEVRQLLGRGFTAADVIALDAAIDRGLGEEPPAAAVPTLGASGRALIHKWEGCARRRADGLFEAYPDPGSRDGKPWTIGWGSTGTDIGPGTVWTQAQCDARFESEIERYVRQVRTAIGGAATTPNQFNALVSFHYNTGAIAKATLTRLHREGRFAEAAAQFGKWIYNDGKVLEGLKRRREDEAKLYALA
- a CDS encoding fasciclin domain-containing protein, giving the protein MRKEGIGIVLLAAAGLSLAACSGKDGAGEQAGATSAADGTTPASASLPDALDNTDGLQTVAEALKETGIEGVFREKASYTLIAPEDDAFAKLGDPAKKLTEADDHAALAALIKDHMLTGYMTPQDISAAIKASKDGKIEIPTLGGGTLTFTQAGPTVTVTAEDGTQASFDGDPVAGGSSIAIPVNGVLKKL
- the glnA gene encoding type I glutamate--ammonia ligase; protein product: MASAKDVLKRIKDEEIEWVDLRFTDPKGKWQHLTMVASILGEDELEDGLMFDGSSIEGWKAINESDMILKPDLDAVYVDPFSATPMLILFCDIVEPSTGDLYARDPRSTAKRAEAFVKSAGFGDTVYVGPEAEFFMFDDVKFYDGYEGNGFKIDDIELPGNSDKSYDTGNLAHRPRAKGGYFPVAPVDSAVDIRGEMVTTMLEMGLPCDKHHHEVAAAQHELGLTFGTLVTTADRMQIYKYVVHMVAQAYGKTATFMPKPIMKDNGSGMHTHISIWDKGNPLFAGNGYAGLSDMCLYFIGGVIKHAKALNAFTNPTTNSYKRLVPGYEAPVLLAYSARNRSASCRIPYGAGDKAKRVEFRFPDAMANPYLCYAALLMAGLDGIKNKIHPGEAMDKNLYDLPPAELAEVPTVCGSLREALDSLQADHAFLLEGGVFTVDQIESYLELKWPEVLRWETTPSAVEFDMYYSA
- a CDS encoding P-II family nitrogen regulator, encoding MKKIEAIIKPFKLDEVKEALHEVGVSGITVTEAKGFGRQKGHTELYRGAEYVVDFLPKVKLEVVVPDALAERVVEAIADAAQTGRIGDGKIFVVPVETAVRIRTGERDDDAL
- the argC gene encoding N-acetyl-gamma-glutamyl-phosphate reductase, which codes for MTKTVFIDGAAGTTGLEIAERLEGRAEFELIVLDDARRKDDDARAEALNAADFVILCLPDDAAKAAVGMIRNDTTRVIDASSAHRVAPDWTYGFPEVIGREAVAAARFVSNPGCYPTGFIALVAPLVKAGLLPADWPYVCHAVSGYSGGGKALIGRFEEDRDIAFRAYGLALGHKHVPEMTTHVGLAHAPIFAPAVVPAHRGMLVEVPLHLSMMSGAGTPADLRAALSGFYAGSEIVTVVDDQPDELLLRASMEPVDSLTLRVLGAKDGSQARLVATLDNLGKGASGAAVQNLNLMAGLPETAGLRL
- a CDS encoding SH3 domain-containing protein codes for the protein MTGPSVTADPGCLPVRGDLAHIKLAGLCFVPHYAVPMPHAILAGAVLRVTGRADAEPIRDLPEGETFNVLDIAGNWAWGQFGEDGQVGYLPLDALKAQD
- a CDS encoding leucyl aminopeptidase family protein → MTDKNALIQPDRGQKAVALHLIGKDGLEQFIKGLSVPQRAALEAQKFAGAAGSHAILPDGDGWFVAAGVADPAKLSTWCLARLAEVLPAGTYRRASGEPGKAALGWIAGQYSFDRYLSDPSEEGPRILLTGEVKAIDAVIAEAEAIELVRDLVNTPAEDMGPGQLESEAESLAKAFRAEVKITRGEMLEREYPMVHAVGRAAGRAHAPRLIELEWGDPKHPRIAVVGKGVCFDSGGLDIKPGAGMLLMKKDMGGAAHALALARLIMGARLPVRLHLVIPAVENAISGNSFRPGDVLRSRAGITVEIGNTDAEGRLILGDALTRASEKEPELVIDFATLTGAARVAVGPDLPALFAREDATAQAILDAGLGVDDPCWRLPLYDGYRDYLKSDIADINNAGSSGFAGASTAALFMDRFVAKGLDWAHFDTFAWRPASKPGRPKGGDALGLRAAWYMLQQRYTGERG